In Chanodichthys erythropterus isolate Z2021 chromosome 7, ASM2448905v1, whole genome shotgun sequence, a genomic segment contains:
- the znf423 gene encoding zinc finger protein 423 isoform X5 — MSRRKQAKPRSVKAVEEAESTECGSGWDSSVQTDGDDDPGLSWVASSPSSKDVASPSQMLGDGCCDMGMGTGEEEGGSGLPYPCQFCDKSFSRLSYLKRHEQIHSDKLPFKCTFCSRLFKHKRSRDRHVKLHTGDKKYSCQECEAAFSRSDHLKIHLKTHSSSKPFKCSICKRGFSSTSSLQSHMQAHRKNKEHLAKKDQGKRDGSSSDVADQDQDLYMCDYCEETFSQTDELEKHVLTQHPQLSDRAELQCIHCPEIFSDEGTLLTHIDRTHANKKHKCPMCAEQFPSVEDVYCHLDSHRQPDSSNHSASPDPVLGSVASMSSATPDSSASLERGSTPDSTLKPGQSRRKLAPSSDHDDGSWSGKVTYSCPYCSKRDFNSLAVLEIHLKTIHADKPQQSHTCQLCLETLPTLYNLNEHVRKAHRSSGSSASNFPLLQFSNVSAFHCNYCPDMFADINSLQEHIRVSHCLSGGVVAGSTTLEGNHAFFCNQCSMGFLTESSLTEHIQQTHCSSGGGVTKMESPVLQPSQSFMEVYSCPYCTNSPIFGSLLKLTKHIKENHKNIPLANNKRKVKVADLSPASSDVEISSPKRHRVTGDSTPAVANGDYPCNQCDLRFTSFEGFQAHLKSHLELLLRRQSCPQCNKEDFDSQEALLQHLTIHYTTTSTQYVCESCDKQFSSVDDLQKHLLDMHTFVLYHCTLCQEVFDSKVSIQVHLAVKHSNEKKMYRCTACAWDFRKESDLQLHVKHSHLGHPTSTGATGKARKCIFCGETFGTEVELQCHITTHSKKYNCRLCGKAFHAIVLLERHLREKHCIFDGGNGNGNGGSQNGTPNGVTQSSKRSTAGSTAAAEQADLQNMLLKGGSQETANSHEASGGEEELDASEPMYACDICGAAYTMESLLQNHRLRDHNIRPGEDDAGSRKKKADFIKGNHKCNVCSRTFFSENGLREHAQTHRGPAKHYMCPICGERFPSLLTLTEHKVTHSKSLDTGTCRICKMPLQSEEEFIEHCQMHPDLRNSLTGFRCVVCMQTVTSTLELKIHGTFHMQKLSSSGVSGGGGGSASSSPNGQLQAHKLYKCALCLKDFKNKQELVKIDVNGLPYGLCASCMSRGTNGQSPTVVVTPQEGEKGTNGLRCPECAVKFETLEDLESHVQVDHPEMSPETSGAKKVTDASPVPKKKTYQCIKCQMTFETEREIQIHVANHMIEEGINHECKLCNQMFDSPAKLLCHLIEHSFEGMGGTFKCPVCFTVFVQANKLQQHIFAVHGQEDKIYDCSQCPQKFFFQTELQNHTLSQHAQ; from the exons ATGGTGATGATGACCCGGGGCTCTCCTGGGTGGCGTCCTCTCCCTCTAGCAAAGACGTGGCATCGCCGTCACAGATGCTAGGGGATGGCTGCTGCGATATGGGTATGGGCACAGGGGAGGAAGAAGGGGGCTCTGGCCTGCCTTATCCCTGCCAGTTCTGCGACAAGTCCTTCAGTCGCCTCAGCTACCTGAAGCGCCACGAGCAGATCCACAGTGACAAGCTGCCCTTCAAATGCACCTTCTGCAGTCGTTTGTTCAAACACAAGCGCAGTCGTGATCGTCACGTCAAGCTACACACTGGTGACAAGAAGTACAGTTGCCAGGAGTGCGAAGCAGCATTTTCTCGCAGCGATCATCTCAAGATCCACCTCAAGACACACAGTTCCAGCAAACCATTCAAATGCAGCATTTGTAAGCGTGGCTTCTCTTCCACCTCCTCTCTACAAAGTCACATGCAAGCCCATCGGAAGAACAAGGAACACCTGGCAAAGAAAGACCAGGGTAAGCGTGATGGATCTAGCAGTGACGTAGCTGACCAGGACCAGGACCTATATATGTGTGATTACTGCGAGGAGACGTTCAGTCAGACAGATGAACTTGAGAAACATGTGCTGACGCAGCATCCCCAGCTCTCAGACCGTGCAGAGCTGCAATGCATCCACTGCCCTGAAATCTTCAGCGATGAAGGCACTCTACTCACCCATATTGATAGAACGCACGCCAACAAGAAACACAAGTGTCCCATGTGCGCTGAGCAGTTCCCATCTGTAGAGGATGTCTATTGCCATCTTGACAGCCACCGGCAGCCAGACTCCAGCAACCACAGTGCCAGTCCTGATCCGGTCTTGGGCAGTGTGGCATCAATGAGCAGTGCTACGCCTGATTCCAGTGCCTCCCTGGAGAGAGGATCAACCCCAGACTCTACTCTCAAACCTGGACAGAGCAGACGCAAACTTGCACCTTCTTCTGACCATGACGATGGAAGCTGGTCAGGCAAAGTGACCTACAGTTGTCCATATTGCTCCAAGAGAGATTTCAACAGCCTGGCTGTCCTGGAGATTCATCTGAAGACTATCCATGCAGACAAACCTCAGCAGAGCCACACTTGCCAGTTGTGTCTGGAAACCCTGCCTACGCTCTATAACCTTAATGAGCATGTGCGCAAAGCACATAGATCCAGTGGGAGCTCTGCCTCAAACTTTCCCCTTCTGCAGTTCAGTAATGTTTCAGCCTTTCATTGCAACTACTGTCCTGACATGTTTGCAGACATCAACAGCCTGCAAGAGCACATCCGTGTTTCTCACTGCTTATCCGGTGGTGTTGTTGCTGGATCCACCACTTTGGAGGGCAACCATGCTTTCTTCTGTAACCAGTGCTCCATGGGCTTCCTTACAGAGTCCTCACTCACAGAGCACATTCAACAGACCCATTGCAGCAGTGGGGGTGGTGTGACCAAGATGGAGTCTCCAGTCTTGCAGCCCTCGCAGTCCTTCATGGAAGTGTATTCTTGCCCTTACTGCACCAACTCTCCCATCTTTGGTTCCCTCCTCAAACTTACTAAACACATTAAGGAGAATCACAAGAACATCCCACTTGCCAACAACAAGCGCAAGGTCAAAGTGGCAGACTTGAGCCCAGCCTCATCTGATGTGGAGATATCCTCCCCCAAGCGCCATAGGGTAACTGGTGACAGCACTCCAGCCGTTGCCAATGGAGACTATCCCTGCAATCAGTGTGACCTTCGATTTACCAGCTTTGAGGGCTTCCAAGCCCATCTCAAGTCCCACCTGGAACTGCTGCTGAGGAGGCAGTCTTGCCCACAATGCAACAAAGAGGACTTTGATTCTCAAGAGGCACTGCTTCAGCACTTGACCATTCACTACACCACCACTTCCACCCAGTATGTCTGTGAGAGCTGCGACAAACAGTTCTCTTCTGTAGATGATCTGCAAAAGCACTTGCTAGACATGCATACCTTTGTGCTGTACCACTGCACACTGTGTCAGGAAGTCTTTGATTCAAAGGTCTCTATACAAGTCCACCTGGCCGTCAAGCACAGCAATGAGAAGAAAATGTATCGTTGTACGGCCTGTGCTTGGGACTTCCGCAAAGAAAGTGACCTGCAATTACACGTGAAGCACAGTCATTTGGGTCATCCTACCAGTACAGGGGCAACTGGGAAAGCACGCAAATGCATATTCTGCGGGGAGACATTTGGCACAGAAGTAGAGCTCCAGTGTCACATCACTACCCACAGTAAAAAGTATAACTGCCGGCTCTGTGGGAAGGCTTTCCATgccattgtcttgttggaaagACATCTCAGAGAGAAGCACTGCATTTTTGATGGAGGAAATGGCAACGGAAATGGAGGCAGCCAAAATGGAACGCCTAACGGGGTAACTCAAAGCTCTAAGCGTTCCACAGCAGGATCGACTGCAGCTGCTGAGCAAGCAGATTTGCAGAACATGCTGTTAAAAGGAGGAAGTCAGGAAACGGCAAACAGCCATGAAGCCAGCGGTGGTGAAGAGGAGCTGGATGCCTCAGAGCCAATGTATGCCTGTGACATCTGTGGTGCAGCATATACCATGGAGTCTCTTCTCCAAAATCACCGCCTTCGAGACCACAATATCAGGCCTGGTGAGGACGATGCAGGCTCTAGAAAAAAGAAGGCTGACTTCATCAAGGGTAACCACAAGTGCAATGTTTGCTCGCGGACATTCTTTTCTGAGAACGGCTTGAGGGAACATGCCCAGACACACCGTGGCCCGGCGAAGCACTACATGTGTCCCATCTGTGGTGAACGCTTCCCTTCACTCCTTACTCTCACTGAGCACAAAGTCACCCACAGCAAGAGCCTGGACACAGGCACCTGCCGTATCTGCAAGATGCCACTGCAGAGCGAGGAAGAGTTTATCGAGCACTGCCAGATGCACCCTGATCTGAGGAACTCCCTAACAGGCTTCCGCTGTGTTGTTTGCATGCAAACTGTCACCTCGACACTCGAACTGAAGATCCATGGAACTTTTCACATGCAGAAGCTCTCATCCTCTGGGGTCAGCGGCGGCGGAGGAGGATCAGCCTCATCATCTCCAAATGGCCAGCTGCAGGCTCACAAACTCTATAAATGTGCCCTTTGTCTCAAAGACTTCAAGAATAAGCAAGAGCTGGTCAAGATTGATGTCAACGGCCTGCCTTATGGTCTTTGTGCTAGCTGCATGAGTCGGGGCACAAATGGCCAGTCCCCAACTGTTGTTGTCACCCCCCAAGAAGGGGAGAAGGGCACCAATGGACTGCGCTGCCCAGAGTGTGCTGTTAAATTTGAGACCCTGGAAGACCTGGAAAGCCATGTTCAAGTTGACCATCCTGAGATGAGCCCTGAGACCAGTGGAGCTAAGAAAGTTACGGATGCTTCACCTGTCCCTAAA AAGAAGACGTATCAGTGCATCAAATGCCAAATGACCTTTGAGACAGAACGAGAGATCCAGATCCATGTTGCCAATCATATGATCG